A window of the Mucilaginibacter sp. cycad4 genome harbors these coding sequences:
- a CDS encoding metal-dependent hydrolase, protein MKINYYGHSCFSVIAGGKHILFDPFITGNDLAKDINIDEIKADYIFVSHGHYDHVLDVETIANRTGAMVVGIFEVYDYFSKKGVKNVHPLNPGGKVTFDFGTAKSFIAQHSASFPDGSYAGVACGYALKTDDGNLYYSGDTGFTLDMGLVASWVDLDLAVFPIGDVLTMGIDDAIEAAKLVKADKVLGVHYDTFGFIKIDKNEAVKQFEQAGLKLFLPAIGESIDI, encoded by the coding sequence ATGAAAATCAACTATTACGGTCACTCATGCTTCTCGGTGATTGCCGGGGGTAAACACATTCTGTTTGATCCCTTTATTACAGGCAACGATTTAGCTAAAGACATCAACATTGATGAAATTAAAGCCGATTACATTTTTGTATCGCACGGTCATTATGATCATGTTTTGGATGTGGAAACTATAGCAAACCGCACAGGAGCCATGGTTGTGGGCATTTTTGAAGTATATGATTACTTCAGCAAGAAAGGTGTTAAAAATGTACATCCGCTAAACCCCGGAGGTAAGGTGACCTTTGATTTTGGTACTGCGAAATCATTCATTGCCCAGCACTCGGCCAGCTTTCCGGATGGCAGCTATGCCGGTGTGGCCTGCGGTTATGCTTTAAAGACCGACGATGGCAATCTTTACTATAGCGGCGATACCGGTTTTACCCTTGACATGGGCCTGGTAGCCAGCTGGGTTGATCTTGATTTGGCGGTTTTCCCGATAGGCGATGTTTTAACCATGGGTATTGATGACGCCATTGAAGCGGCAAAGCTTGTTAAGGCCGATAAGGTTTTAGGCGTTCATTACGACACCTTTGGTTTTATTAAAATAGATAAAAATGAGGCTGTTAAACAATTTGAACAGGCCGGATTGAAATTATTTTTACCGGCTATAGGCGAGAGCATAGATATTTGA
- a CDS encoding organic hydroperoxide resistance protein, with amino-acid sequence METIKDSVINKIKVIEDISANKIDKVLYTGKVRTVGGRDGGSSVSTDGQLDIKHSTPGTPKPGTNPEQLFAAGWSACFEGAIGIAAAKKRIALPAELAIDAEVDLGITTGAYFLQARLNVSLPGLDVEVAKALVEEAHQTCPYSKLTYGNINVEINLV; translated from the coding sequence ATGGAAACTATTAAAGATTCAGTTATCAATAAGATCAAGGTTATCGAAGATATCTCAGCTAATAAAATCGACAAAGTATTATATACCGGTAAAGTACGTACCGTAGGTGGTCGTGATGGTGGTTCGTCTGTTAGTACCGATGGCCAGTTGGATATCAAACATTCAACTCCCGGAACTCCTAAACCTGGTACCAATCCCGAACAACTATTTGCTGCAGGCTGGTCGGCTTGTTTTGAAGGCGCTATCGGCATTGCTGCTGCTAAAAAAAGGATTGCCCTCCCTGCCGAACTGGCTATTGATGCCGAAGTGGATTTGGGTATTACTACCGGGGCTTACTTTTTACAGGCCCGTTTAAACGTAAGCTTACCAGGTCTGGATGTGGAAGTTGCCAAAGCATTGGTAGAAGAAGCGCATCAAACATGTCCTTATTCAAAATTAACTTATGGTAACATCAACGTTGAAATTAACCTGGTGTAA
- a CDS encoding polysaccharide deacetylase family protein, protein MLTTNHKPLKTLLLTALIGLRCLQSSAQTKSGTTEITKWQYGKTGAVSLTYDDGSMNQFRKALPVMERLKMPATFFIITGSIPGSKYHGRFIGRPVKEIIKESATIPTNDQNFFERCSAAGYLGYMGTIASHTQAGSLYDSGKKEKAFKVLDDIYAKARNGELKSGYEPNDEFKQSIGSTWDDFRKDAAKGYEFASHSITHPSMPGLDEPNLLWELEKSKADILAQLGPKHTFSAECPYGFENDRVMSYALKTYPALRNRMPEPWLKEIDRASKQTPGSTDKDYIQWQRGATTKTPLPVMKLWVDTALNHTDTWLVLVFHGIDGMGYEALPSTLLDEYFQYIKSKNDKLWVATFGDVTRYMREREHGKAVASVVGSSIQVKVSHNLDSKMYYLPVTLKTYVSSNWTSAMVTQGKKSKKVNTAKDGQGTYVLYQAQPNEGMVTLKKG, encoded by the coding sequence ATGCTAACCACCAATCATAAACCACTTAAAACACTGCTGCTCACGGCACTTATAGGCTTGCGATGCCTGCAAAGCAGTGCCCAAACCAAATCCGGCACAACCGAAATAACCAAATGGCAATACGGTAAAACCGGCGCCGTTTCCCTTACTTATGATGACGGCTCCATGAACCAGTTCAGAAAAGCCCTGCCCGTAATGGAACGCCTGAAAATGCCGGCTACCTTTTTTATCATTACCGGGTCCATACCCGGATCCAAATACCATGGGAGATTTATTGGCCGCCCGGTAAAGGAGATTATCAAAGAATCGGCTACGATACCTACCAATGATCAAAATTTTTTTGAGCGATGCTCGGCCGCAGGATATTTAGGTTATATGGGTACTATCGCCTCGCATACGCAGGCCGGAAGTTTGTACGATAGCGGTAAAAAGGAAAAAGCTTTTAAAGTGCTTGATGATATTTATGCCAAAGCCCGCAACGGCGAATTGAAATCGGGTTACGAACCTAACGACGAGTTTAAACAATCCATTGGCTCAACCTGGGATGATTTCAGGAAGGATGCTGCCAAAGGTTATGAGTTTGCCAGTCATTCCATTACCCATCCCAGCATGCCCGGACTTGACGAGCCCAACCTGCTTTGGGAACTGGAAAAAAGCAAGGCCGATATCCTGGCCCAGCTTGGCCCAAAACATACCTTTTCGGCAGAGTGCCCTTACGGTTTTGAAAACGACCGGGTAATGAGCTATGCCCTGAAAACCTATCCGGCCCTGCGCAACCGAATGCCCGAGCCCTGGCTAAAGGAAATTGATCGCGCCAGCAAACAAACACCGGGCTCAACAGATAAAGATTATATTCAATGGCAACGCGGGGCAACTACCAAAACTCCGCTGCCTGTGATGAAGCTTTGGGTTGATACCGCGCTTAACCATACCGATACCTGGCTGGTACTGGTTTTTCACGGGATTGATGGCATGGGCTACGAGGCCCTGCCCAGCACCTTGCTCGACGAATATTTTCAATACATCAAAAGCAAAAACGATAAGCTTTGGGTAGCCACCTTTGGCGATGTAACCCGGTACATGCGTGAGCGCGAACATGGCAAAGCTGTGGCCTCGGTGGTGGGCAGCAGTATTCAGGTTAAGGTAAGCCATAACCTCGACAGTAAAATGTATTATCTGCCGGTAACCCTAAAAACCTATGTATCATCTAACTGGACAAGCGCAATGGTTACCCAGGGCAAAAAAAGCAAAAAGGTAAATACCGCTAAAGATGGGCAAGGAACTTATGTGCTATATCAAGCGCAGCCGAACGAGGGGATGGTGACACTGAAAAAGGGATAA
- the hmpA gene encoding NO-inducible flavohemoprotein: MITKEQKELVKATVPVLKEHGVLLTTHFYNRMFTHNPELKNVFNMGNQQNSKQQTALAMAVLAYAEHIENPGVLMPVLDGIGQKHTSLDIRPEHYAIVGGHLIASISEVLGNAATPELLEAWTVAYNQLAAIMAGHEQNLYSRQVAKKGGWTGWRPFVVKQKVKESAEITSFYLYPTHGGAVPDFTPGQFLSLRLFLPELNLLQPRQYSISSAPNGEYYRISVKREAGTELLADGMISNRLHNFVNEGDIIEVSAPAGGFVLNGDGDHPIVFISGGVGQTPLMSMMESLIKSGSKRPKTWVHGCRDKNVHAFKEVIEQWEGKNEEVKKHIFYNEVEEGMPDNFYEGWVDLNQLGENIFEPNTEYYICGPAGFIELHYRELVKKGIDKQLIHFEEFGPQTLQLN, encoded by the coding sequence ATGATTACTAAAGAACAAAAAGAGCTGGTTAAGGCCACTGTGCCTGTATTGAAAGAGCATGGAGTATTGTTAACTACTCATTTTTACAACCGGATGTTTACCCATAATCCTGAGCTTAAAAATGTGTTTAACATGGGCAACCAGCAAAACAGCAAACAACAAACCGCCCTGGCCATGGCTGTACTGGCCTATGCCGAGCATATTGAAAATCCGGGTGTGTTGATGCCAGTGCTTGATGGAATTGGTCAAAAACATACAAGTCTTGATATCAGACCTGAGCATTATGCCATTGTAGGCGGGCACCTGATTGCATCTATAAGTGAAGTATTGGGTAACGCGGCCACACCTGAGTTACTGGAAGCCTGGACAGTGGCTTACAATCAGCTGGCAGCCATCATGGCTGGCCATGAACAAAACCTTTACAGCAGGCAGGTTGCAAAAAAGGGCGGCTGGACAGGCTGGAGGCCGTTTGTTGTAAAACAGAAAGTAAAAGAATCTGCCGAGATCACTTCCTTTTACCTTTATCCAACACATGGTGGTGCAGTGCCCGATTTTACTCCGGGGCAGTTTTTAAGCTTGCGTTTGTTTTTGCCTGAGCTTAACCTTTTACAGCCACGACAGTACAGCATTTCAAGCGCGCCAAACGGTGAGTATTACAGGATTTCGGTTAAACGCGAGGCAGGAACTGAGTTGCTTGCCGATGGTATGATCAGCAATCGTCTGCATAATTTTGTTAATGAAGGTGATATCATTGAGGTATCCGCACCGGCAGGTGGTTTCGTATTAAACGGCGATGGCGACCACCCGATAGTTTTTATCAGCGGCGGTGTTGGCCAAACCCCCTTAATGAGCATGATGGAAAGTCTGATAAAAAGCGGCAGCAAACGACCAAAGACATGGGTGCACGGTTGCCGCGATAAAAATGTGCATGCTTTTAAAGAAGTTATTGAACAATGGGAAGGCAAAAACGAAGAAGTTAAAAAGCACATTTTCTACAACGAAGTTGAGGAAGGAATGCCCGACAACTTTTATGAAGGCTGGGTAGATCTTAATCAATTAGGCGAAAACATATTTGAGCCCAATACCGAATATTACATTTGCGGCCCGGCGGGTTTTATTGAACTGCATTACCGTGAACTGGTGAAAAAAGGCATCGACAAGCAGTTGATCCATTTTGAAGAGTTTGGCCCGCAAACTTTGCAGTTGAACTAA
- a CDS encoding group III truncated hemoglobin, protein MNDIEDITSIKILVDEFYTRVRLDELLGPVFAEVIKDDWQPHLDKMYAFWNAALFGVPGFRGNPFAKHAPLPISDDHFNRWLELFTQTVDMHFAGPMADDAKNRAGLMAVMFQSKLANMKGGAGRTIV, encoded by the coding sequence ATGAACGATATAGAAGACATAACATCGATTAAAATACTGGTTGATGAATTTTACACCAGGGTACGGCTCGACGAATTATTGGGGCCCGTTTTTGCCGAAGTTATAAAAGACGACTGGCAACCGCACCTTGATAAAATGTATGCTTTCTGGAATGCTGCCCTATTTGGCGTCCCTGGTTTTAGGGGCAATCCCTTTGCCAAACATGCGCCGCTGCCTATTAGTGATGATCATTTTAACCGCTGGCTGGAGCTGTTTACCCAAACGGTTGATATGCACTTTGCCGGGCCAATGGCTGATGATGCCAAGAACAGGGCAGGCCTGATGGCGGTAATGTTTCAGAGTAAGCTGGCTAATATGAAGGGTGGGGCGGGCAGGACTATCGTGTAA
- a CDS encoding Rrf2 family transcriptional regulator encodes MGIFSKTCEYAVRAVFFIAQHTADGSRVGIKEIAVNIDSPEPFLAKILQDLSRRGIIQSVKGPNGGFYLDARSLGRPLSDVIEAVDGGGIFRDCGLGLKECSSKNPCPLHHDFLDVRNRLQNMLESITIGQFNEDLNLGIVVLKK; translated from the coding sequence ATGGGGATATTTTCAAAAACATGTGAGTACGCGGTAAGGGCAGTATTTTTTATAGCCCAACATACCGCCGATGGCAGCAGGGTAGGCATAAAGGAAATAGCCGTAAACATTGATTCGCCCGAGCCTTTCCTGGCCAAGATCCTCCAGGATTTAAGTAGGAGAGGTATCATCCAATCGGTAAAAGGGCCTAACGGTGGTTTTTATCTTGATGCACGAAGCCTTGGCCGCCCGCTGTCGGATGTGATAGAAGCCGTTGATGGCGGAGGCATATTCAGGGATTGCGGTTTAGGGTTAAAGGAGTGTTCATCAAAAAATCCATGCCCTTTGCACCATGATTTTTTAGACGTAAGGAACCGCCTGCAAAACATGCTTGAATCTATCACCATAGGCCAGTTCAATGAAGATCTGAACCTGGGAATAGTAGTGCTGAAAAAATAA